The segment GGAGCGCACGTATAGCCTACAGACCTTGACGGGCTCTGGTCCAccctccagtccagttggtggcggtaatgcaccttaaagttggttgcaaCTGACATACAAATTCCACAGAAGAAGAAGGTGCGACGGTTTGAAGAAGTGGTTGGTCAATAGGCCCATGTTGTGATTAGTAGGACTAGCACAGTGTATTTGTTTCTCCTGGAGGTGAACATGTAGTaatgtttttcctattttgaagTGAGACCTTCGCCGGTGTTATCCAGACACGGGAGGACAGGTGTGTTAAGTCGCACGCAAATAAACAGCAGTAATATCGGTATCTATGGTAATTAGGTTACCTGTGGAATGTTAGTTTTTCTCTTGATTTGAGCAAACTATTACAATATAGACTGATCAACATGAACTTACATAAAATATACATATTTGATCTAACAAATTCCGTTATAGTTCAGATAGCctcttacattttttttacattaaattGTATGCGCATAACGGGTAGTTGTCAACATGGACCAATCTCCCTCTAGTGGAATATGATGTAACACAACACTGAAACAATCAAACGTTTGAAACAAACTTTTATTGAATTAATAATATTCAATTACTAAACGTGTTGCTAAAGCATACAATGTAAAATCAAATTACATCTATCTTATTGTACAGTTGTGGTGTTTTCCTGCTCTATTTTAAAAGCTGTAAAATATAGATCAGTGTGACAAAACAGAATATGGTCTTTCTCGGCACAGCTTTTCAAAAACAACTTGAGCGATCATTTTCCTAGATCCTACTTTCTTGCCCTGTCAGATGTAAGTTTCCACCTGGATGTCAGCACAACATGAATGTGGCAGCAGGTAAGGAACATTGTAGGCTTATTCAAATGAAATCTCCTCGATATAAATGGTAGCCTTGCCTTTACATTAGATATTGTACTGTAGAGTAGTTGCACATTGCTGAACTATTGCTCTCTTCCATTTAGTTTTTGTTTGGTTCAGCCTGGTGGTCACTAAAGCCATTTGTACTCTGGAAGAGTACCGTCTGGTGTGCTATGTGAACAGCAGGACCCAGCACCATCCTGACATGCTCGCCTTCAGCCTGGACATGGCTGACCCATTCCTCTGCACTCATATCATCATGGCCTACATGGACCTGGACCAGGACTATCACATCACACCCTTCACACAGGAGGACAAGAACCTCTGCAACTCCCTCAACATGCTcaaagaggggtgtgtgtgtgtgtgtgtgtgtgtgtgtgttactaccTCAACCATCAGGTTGTATAATTCCATCTCTTCTCTACCCTCCACCAGGAACCCAGATCTGAAAACTCTGCTTGCTGTTGGGGGAAGGAACTCTACGGATAGCAGGTCAGTACCCCACTCACATGTAGAGTAATAATTGTAAGTGCTTTTGGAATTGAAAAGTTTTCACCCAAGCAGTAACGTTCAACCATCCCTCCACCATAGGCTCCTACAAATGTCCTCTGACAACACCAGGAGGAAGACGTTTGTCCAGTCTGTTCTGAAACACCTGAGGCAGGAGGGCTTTGATGGACTGGATGTGGTGTGGCAACCTCGCTCTGCTTCTAATGTAGCACAGGGGGGGAAACATATATTCACTAATCTGCTCAAGGTAAGAGCTGAGATGACTTCATGTTTGCATTTTCATTTGATGTtgtgagaagtgtgtgtgtgtgtgtgtgtgtgtgtgtgtgtgtgtgtgtgtgcgaatgtAGGAGCTGCGTGGAGGAATTCAGGAGGAGGCTCGTGTCTCAGGGATTGAGGCCCTGCTCCTCTCCACAGCAGTGTCCGGCCTGGAGGACTATGCCAGAGAGGCCTACGATGCACATTCCTTCCCCCAGTGAGTCCACACACAGCACCCTGGAGTATGGGACTATGGTGGAGAGAGACACTCACCTCTCACAGTTTTAGATTGACGTCTGATACAGTAAAAGGGACATTACGAACGGCATAATCATGTAACATTGTCATTCATTGAAGTACTTGTTGATAGACCACACCACATATTATTTTACAGCTATTCCATGTGATGAAAAATGTTCCTAAGAAGGTAATCCTGACTTTTGACCCTGTAGGTATGTTGACTTCATCtccttggtgacctctgacctccatGGGCCACTGGAAGGAATGTCAGGTCACATCAGTCCATTGTTCAGCCGGAAGCATCCAGCTATGgacacacctcagagagaagTTCTCACTACAGTTCAGTACAAATAAATGACTTCATCATTGTATTCCTGATGGGTAGAGCTGATTGAAATTACTTGGACACCAAGTTTGTTTCTGCTGGTTTTACTTGTCACGATTTCCAAAGAACATGTTATGTTTGTTAGTCTCTTCTATTGATCCTTTATGCCGTACTGTTTTCCCAGAACCAAGTGCAGTACTGGCTCTCTCAGGGAGTGGGTTCCCAGAAGCTGACTCTGGGGTTCCCTGCCTACTCACCTGTACCCCGAATCCTGGGGAACGAGATAAATTATGACAAGGAAGATACAGAGCTACAAGAAGACGCAGCGGAATATACTGAGACTGATACTACTGTACGTGTTATGGCCTACCATGAGGTAAAAAGCATACCTGGTGCAATAGGAACCCTGTTACGGTTTGTTCCAACTTTGCTGACATTCCTGACaggttctgtctctctgctccactcTATAGGTGTGTCAGTACCTCAAAAGTGGGGCGGTGTTGACATTTGATAAGAGCAAGAAGCTGATACAGGCACATGAATACGATCACTGGCTGAACTTTGAATATATACATATCCTGAGGGAGAAGGTACATGTTTACATCAGTACAGCATCTGTGCAACACATTTCCTGTCTTTATATATCAAGCAAGCCGATACAGTTGCATTACATTGTTACTTTATTTGACggggacaatgcacattaatcaacCCATTTTGTAATTATGCCAGGTTCAGCCAGCCGACTAACTTTGATCCGATAACTATCATAGCTATGTGTACAACTCCTTCCTGCTCCTCTGCAGATGAGAGCGCTGCAGCGTCAGGAGCTGGGTGGAGCCATGGTGTGGTCTCTGGATCTGGACGACTTCACGGGGACGCTGTGTGGCAAAGGTCGCTTCCCGTTCACCAGACTGCTCAAAGCGTCGCTTCTCAG is part of the Oncorhynchus masou masou isolate Uvic2021 chromosome 33, UVic_Omas_1.1, whole genome shotgun sequence genome and harbors:
- the LOC135528345 gene encoding acidic mammalian chitinase-like isoform X2; translation: MNVAAVFVWFSLVVTKAICTLEEYRLVCYVNSRTQHHPDMLAFSLDMADPFLCTHIIMAYMDLDQDYHITPFTQEDKNLCNSLNMLKEGNPDLKTLLAVGGRNSTDSRLLQMSSDNTRRKTFVQSVLKHLRQEGFDGLDVELRGGIQEEARVSGIEALLLSTAVSGLEDYAREAYDAHSFPQYVDFISLVTSDLHGPLEGMSGHISPLFSRKHPAMDTPQREVLTTNQVQYWLSQGVGSQKLTLGFPAYSPVPRILGNEINYDKEDTELQEDAAEYTETDTTVRVMAYHEVCQYLKSGAVLTFDKSKKLIQAHEYDHWLNFEYIHILREKMRALQRQELGGAMVWSLDLDDFTGTLCGKGRFPFTRLLKASLLRDKGPRHHKRHHRSRHRHHHRHPHRHGGFLSRDSHRTGYHVHCHCHLDRHNI
- the LOC135528345 gene encoding chitinase-like protein 4 isoform X1 produces the protein MNVAAVFVWFSLVVTKAICTLEEYRLVCYVNSRTQHHPDMLAFSLDMADPFLCTHIIMAYMDLDQDYHITPFTQEDKNLCNSLNMLKEGNPDLKTLLAVGGRNSTDSRLLQMSSDNTRRKTFVQSVLKHLRQEGFDGLDVVWQPRSASNVAQGGKHIFTNLLKELRGGIQEEARVSGIEALLLSTAVSGLEDYAREAYDAHSFPQYVDFISLVTSDLHGPLEGMSGHISPLFSRKHPAMDTPQREVLTTNQVQYWLSQGVGSQKLTLGFPAYSPVPRILGNEINYDKEDTELQEDAAEYTETDTTVRVMAYHEVCQYLKSGAVLTFDKSKKLIQAHEYDHWLNFEYIHILREKMRALQRQELGGAMVWSLDLDDFTGTLCGKGRFPFTRLLKASLLRDKGPRHHKRHHRSRHRHHHRHPHRHGGFLSRDSHRTGYHVHCHCHLDRHNI